A stretch of the Candidatus Hydrogenedentota bacterium genome encodes the following:
- a CDS encoding TetR/AcrR family transcriptional regulator, whose product MEQPFTEQREVNEAEVRLLESALKLFSEKGYEATSIREIIEGAGVTRPVLYYYFTNKEELFRRLLEPAIAEYTKALLNARESYSEVIGRLKAVARTTFAFAERNPQAVRLILQLYFSPPKCGLKLDKSIYRLRRFRFLEEIMQDGLDRAELAGGDAQSLALILIGMMDTFVTSKSYLPDTHLSGEVAEGLIDLFYYGACYKETPPSVLVSPFKYV is encoded by the coding sequence ATGGAACAGCCCTTTACGGAACAACGAGAAGTCAATGAAGCGGAAGTAAGGCTTCTTGAAAGTGCCTTAAAATTATTTTCGGAGAAAGGTTATGAAGCGACCAGTATCCGTGAAATCATTGAAGGTGCCGGCGTAACTCGTCCCGTTTTATATTATTATTTTACAAATAAAGAAGAATTGTTTCGGCGGCTTCTTGAACCCGCCATTGCAGAATATACCAAGGCACTGCTGAATGCACGAGAGAGCTATTCCGAGGTGATTGGTCGGTTGAAAGCTGTGGCACGAACCACCTTCGCCTTTGCCGAACGCAATCCTCAGGCAGTGCGCCTTATTTTACAATTATATTTTTCGCCGCCGAAATGCGGTCTGAAATTAGACAAGTCCATCTATCGTTTGCGACGCTTTCGCTTCTTGGAAGAAATCATGCAAGACGGTCTTGACCGCGCTGAATTAGCAGGCGGTGACGCGCAGAGCCTTGCCCTGATTCTCATTGGTATGATGGATACTTTCGTGACCTCAAAATCTTATCTTCCCGACACGCATCTATCCGGTGAAGTGGCGGAAGGTCTGATTGATCTGTTCTACTACGGTGCTTGTTATAAAGAGACGCCGCCTTCGGTGTTGGTGAGTCCCTTCAAGTACGTATAA
- a CDS encoding glycosyltransferase family 4 protein, whose protein sequence is MTGLLTAFSKADIPHTLVVAGGPGWRSEEAFQLQDQLGLAERVVFTGYLRDRMLLPILYSGADAFVFPSWHEGFGLPLLEAMACNCPVIASNASSLPEIGGDAAIYVSPENTDELARKMELVTGDPRVSESLREKGAIRSREFSWKKCAQETWDCYESLK, encoded by the coding sequence GTGACCGGGCTGCTGACTGCATTCTCAAAAGCGGACATCCCCCATACGCTTGTTGTTGCAGGCGGACCGGGTTGGCGTAGTGAAGAAGCCTTTCAACTCCAAGACCAACTCGGATTGGCAGAACGTGTGGTGTTCACCGGGTATCTGCGCGATCGTATGTTGCTTCCTATCCTTTACAGCGGAGCCGATGCCTTTGTATTCCCCAGCTGGCATGAAGGCTTCGGGCTGCCCCTCTTGGAAGCCATGGCATGCAATTGTCCTGTTATTGCGTCAAATGCCTCTTCGCTGCCCGAAATCGGAGGAGATGCTGCCATTTATGTCAGCCCGGAAAATACAGATGAGCTGGCGCGGAAAATGGAATTGGTCACCGGTGATCCCCGTGTGAGTGAGAGCCTGCGCGAAAAGGGCGCAATCCGAAGCCGTGAATTCTCATGGAAAAAATGTGCACAGGAAACGTGGGACTGCTATGAAAGCTTGAAATGA
- a CDS encoding glycosyltransferase family 4 protein has translation MKIGIDLTPFTKIPTGVGQYTRHLLRELVELKGEDTFSGLAASLRSLDKKAIPIHYSHIPIPSRLMYRIWARLKRPYGDTLLRGIDVFHGVNYVLPPLKRARGVLSIHDLGFLRKSEWFSPKIMKPFSRSIREDARRADRVIAVSKSTRDDIINYLGIPPEKIRVIYEAADPFFKAVAKEEAAAIVHDSLGITSPYLLF, from the coding sequence ATGAAGATTGGTATTGATCTAACGCCTTTTACAAAGATACCGACCGGAGTCGGTCAGTATACACGCCATTTGCTGCGGGAATTGGTCGAACTGAAAGGGGAGGACACCTTTTCCGGCTTAGCCGCGAGTCTACGGTCATTAGATAAAAAAGCCATTCCCATTCATTACAGCCATATCCCCATTCCTTCCCGTCTCATGTATCGCATCTGGGCGCGCTTAAAAAGGCCTTACGGCGATACGCTTTTGCGTGGTATCGATGTCTTTCATGGGGTGAACTATGTGCTGCCTCCCCTCAAACGTGCGCGAGGCGTTCTTTCCATTCATGACTTGGGTTTTCTACGTAAATCCGAATGGTTCAGCCCCAAGATTATGAAGCCCTTTTCCCGCAGCATTCGTGAAGATGCCCGCCGTGCGGATAGGGTTATCGCGGTGTCTAAATCGACACGAGACGATATCATCAATTACTTGGGTATCCCACCGGAAAAAATACGGGTGATTTACGAGGCGGCAGATCCTTTTTTTAAGGCAGTCGCCAAAGAGGAAGCAGCCGCCATTGTCCATGATAGCTTAGGGATAACATCGCCCTATCTTTTATTCTAG
- a CDS encoding glycosyltransferase family 4 protein, with protein sequence MRVLFQGLLAGNRSGTGRYSVELVHNLARLEDGPEMVCLWPDGSTAPKADEKIQIIPCRPGFINRFYREQISPSKGAKKYGAALIHYPASVAGTSRFCPVVVTVHDLCYKVHPEWFPTSRVLYYNFFMDRGIRRAARVIADSQATAEDIRHFYKIPESRIDVVPLGVDAAFHPIPEKERKDLLAAYTLPETFFLFVGTLEPRKNLLRLLEAWARADTAVPDLVVAGRVGWKVDPEKLIGRSLDHQRVHFLDHVPQALLPALYSEAVAFVWPSLMEGFGLPLVEAMACGTPVITSNISAMKEVVGDAALTVAPHDIAALAEAMVALAEEDGLRYSLQQAGLKRAAAFSWQRTAALTWSAYQKAGV encoded by the coding sequence ATGCGTGTTCTTTTTCAAGGGCTTTTAGCCGGTAATCGAAGCGGAACGGGCCGCTACAGTGTTGAGCTCGTCCATAATCTTGCGCGTTTGGAAGATGGCCCGGAAATGGTCTGTCTGTGGCCCGACGGATCGACTGCCCCTAAGGCAGACGAAAAGATACAAATTATTCCTTGTCGACCGGGATTTATCAATCGTTTTTACCGAGAGCAGATAAGCCCTTCTAAAGGGGCAAAAAAGTATGGCGCAGCACTTATCCATTATCCGGCAAGCGTCGCCGGTACCAGCCGTTTTTGTCCCGTCGTCGTCACCGTTCATGATCTATGCTATAAAGTTCATCCTGAATGGTTCCCGACCAGCCGGGTTTTATATTATAATTTCTTTATGGATAGAGGGATTCGCCGTGCCGCCCGAGTGATCGCCGATTCCCAAGCCACTGCAGAAGACATCCGTCACTTTTATAAAATCCCTGAATCGCGCATTGATGTTGTGCCCTTAGGGGTAGACGCTGCCTTTCATCCGATTCCTGAAAAAGAACGCAAAGACCTGCTGGCTGCCTATACGCTACCGGAAACCTTTTTCCTTTTTGTGGGTACCCTTGAGCCGCGTAAAAATCTGCTCCGTTTATTGGAAGCATGGGCACGGGCCGACACTGCCGTGCCTGATCTGGTGGTGGCAGGCAGGGTGGGATGGAAAGTGGATCCTGAAAAGTTGATAGGCCGATCCCTCGACCATCAGCGTGTTCATTTTTTGGATCATGTTCCCCAAGCATTGCTGCCGGCTTTGTATAGCGAAGCCGTGGCTTTTGTCTGGCCCAGCCTGATGGAAGGTTTCGGGTTGCCCTTGGTTGAAGCCATGGCATGCGGGACACCTGTGATCACCTCCAACATCTCGGCTATGAAGGAAGTGGTGGGGGATGCGGCATTGACCGTAGCGCCCCATGATATTGCTGCCCTTGCAGAGGCGATGGTTGCCTTGGCAGAAGAGGACGGGTTGCGCTATTCTTTGCAACAAGCCGGGCTCAAACGAGCTGCAGCCTTTAGTTGGCAGCGTACAGCCGCGCTCACGTGGAGCGCCTATCAAAAGGCCGGTGTATGA